One Betta splendens chromosome 5, fBetSpl5.4, whole genome shotgun sequence genomic window, CGCATATTTGTGCAGGAAGGACTTAATCGTGTCCAGATAAAATTGAAAGGCTTTTGATTAGGCTCAAGCAAATCCCTTTTGATCCCTGAAAGATGTTGTTAATTTATTGCAGTCCTGTGTGGAGAGGGCAGAAAATGCGTTCCTTATGCGCTTCACTTTATTTGCGTGTTTGCATTTGGGCACTTGAAGAATAAAGTGGAGAGAAATATAACACCGctctaacacagacacacgcatacTGTGGCTGCGACGCAGTCAGAGCTGCACATCACAATGAATAACGAGGCCGTTTAATCAAGACTGAAAACCCTGGTAATTATTGTTCTGACAGCAGTTCCAGGGTTGCTCAACGAGAGCAACAGTTTTAATCCACTGAAGACGCTTGATTGTCTCTAACGGAAGatttatttgaattaaattaaatacttgGGTGCTTTTGTGCCCACATGCATGCGATTGTTCTGGTTCCCGACGTTTTGACGTATGCGCTGTCGGCACGTTTCTCCCCCCGCTGACCCCGCTTTGCGCCCTAGAACCCAGAATCCCTGGACTCGTCCATCCAGAGCGCCCTCTCCTCGCTCTTCCCGCCGTTCGAGGCCACGGCGCCGGTCGTTCTCAGCCAGCTGTTTCGCACCATCGAGGAGCGTTACCGCGGCGACGCCTTGCAGTGCCTGCTGGACTTCCTCATCCCGTCCAAGCATCTGCTGGAGAGCGTGCAGCAAGCGGCGTGTGTGcgtatccacacacacacacacacacacacacacacacacacacacacacacacacacacacacacacacacacacacacacaacacacacgttTCCGCGCACTGGCCGCCGCTTCACTGTGAACTCTCCCCTCCTGTTCTTTTCACCAGGCCGGATTCTCCGACGTGCTCTTCCGCTGCGAGGGCTGGCCTCTGTGTCTCCACGACAAAACCGTCGTCCAGCTGGCGCCCGTGAACGCTTTGCTGCTGCGTCCGGGCGACTTCTACCTGCAGGTGGAACCCTTTGGCGACCAGGCAGCGCGCATTGTCCTCAAAAGCCTGCTGGAGGACGGCTGtcgggaggtggaggagacgcCGCTGCCCGAGACGTCCTACCCCTGCATCTTCACCGAAGCCTGGCTGCAGGACATCAACGACGGGCGCCATGGAACGCCGCTGGCTCGCTGCTTGCTCTGCACCGATCAAGGCGTGATCAAGTTGCCCTGGGCCAAAATCGCCATCCCAGAGTTCCTGGACAGGCCTAAGATCATGCCTACGCACCGGGAGGCTCCTCCTGAGCCCAAGCGGACCGCGCCCCCCTCCCGCTACCACTCGTCCACTCTTCCGGTGGAAGCTCTGATTTTTCCGGCCAAGGACCGAATATCGGGGTGTCTGAGACCTGCGGACTGTTCTTCCAGACTTGTCAAAATGCAACACGACAAGCAAAGCCCTAAATCATCCTCTAAACCTCTAACTAAACCCGTGGGCTGGGTTTCGCCCAATACGTGGGACAGCCGTAACTACCGCGAGATGGAGGGCGATTACGTGGACCTGGTGGACATCTGCAAAGAGGAGGAACGTGGGCATCAGCAGAGGGACAGTCACCCATGTCCCCCTGAGTCCGCCGTCGTCAGACCTGTCAGACCGCCTCCGCCCGTCCCGCTCGGGAGGGGAGTTCCGCGCAGCCAAGCGAAGCTGGGCCCAGAACTCACCGATCAAGACTTGAAGTGCAGGTACAGAGACTCGTACCTGGCAGCACTGAGAAACCCAGTCACGTTCGAGAGGGGGAGCGTGGACCTGCTGAGCGCCCTGGACGAGGTTGGCCTCTGTGAGGAGGGAGACTTAGGATCCGGGAGGACGCGCGAAGCCCCGAGGAGTGAACTGGGGAATATTTGTAACCACTCGAAGGAAGCCGTCGTTCATCACGAGCTCTGGCAACATAAACACTGCGCTCCACCGACTCCAGAGCACTTCCCATCTCACCCCAAGGACCTTCCTGCAAATTCAGGAACAGAAAGCCTCATGAAGCAGCCTGCCCTGATATTAAAATCGACCCCCGGTCTAAACCACAGCCACAGAGTTGCAACCAAACTCTTTTCCCACCAGTTGGGACACAATGCGCATGGATCGGATGTGTTTCTGGAAAACTGTGGCGACGCGAAAGCACATCAGAAGGCGGAGGCTGTGAAAGCGTCAGGGAAACACAAATTTAAGGTGAGGTCTCTGTCCACTGTGTCTGAGACGCCTAAAGGAAGTCCGCTTCTCTATAATGTGAACAACAGGAGCCACAGCGACGTGTGCCCTGAAACAATCACCAGCCTCATCCACAGTAAGAAAGGCGAACTGTTGGATCAGGTGATTCCGAAGCTGGAGCGACTGGCTGGAAAGTCCCCGAAAAAAGGTGagcagcgtcggcaactcaacaCTCACTGTCCCACTTGTTTTTGTGACACTAGCTTTTATTCCCTGCAGATTTCCCTTTAACCCACACCCACACGCTGTTGTGGATTGTTTTCATTGCGCACAAAGACATCTATTATCATTTGTTGCTCAAATCTGAGAAAGGTCTTCGAACATTCACGCCAGTGTGACTGATTGAAACTTGACCCAGACTTGAAGGAGCATGCTCCACTGAGGGTCATGCTTCGTAAGGGCTCTGAGGAAAGagggttcaaaggtcaaaggtcacgcttGAGTGTGATCTTCCCCCCGGGATTCGCCCACCGCTGTCTGGGTTCGTTGACCGCACGTCAATCCCACTGCAGGGGGAGTGAACGGAAATAGCAAACCGCAGCCCAGTGAAGGAGTGGGAGTCAAAAATGGAAGCGCTAATGTAGAGAAACAGCCTAAAAGGCTCCAAGGCAGGTTCACTGTCCTCTACCCCCGTTTGATGCATGTTGTTATTAAAGTAGCACAGAGCAAAAGCACAGGCAAACCTTTGTTGGGTCTGAGAAGTTAATGTAGGACGTCTGGAATCAAAGCCAGACTCagtagctgctctgctgcagagctgtcaTGTCCAATGTTTAAAGCCTGTCTGTGCAgaactgataataataatagccaCACCATTTccatttaactttatttattgtgaGTTTATTATTGTGTGAGTTTGTTTAGATGTTTTCTGGAAAAGCAATAATGAGTGTGTGAATTCGCCGACAGAGTTACAGTCAGGCCGAAGTCAAGGTCCCTCCATCACAGATGGAGCGGATTCAGAGCCGCCGCCTCATCTCCACGTCCAGCTTCCTTCTGCACCTTCTGACAATCGCTGGTCCCCACTGACGGAAGAATCCAGCTTCAAAAACATCAGCAGTCTGCTTGAACTGGGGATTATCTGCTTGACAGGTACTCTGTATTATTGCTGTATGTCTGGTTATGGAGCAGGCTGCATGTGTCGCGTCCTTGACTTTGTGAATGTCCTGCTGGTGCCCAGGCAGCAGGGACCGGACGGGCAGGGCGGTGGTGGAGGTCCACGGCGACAGGAAGGAGTGGGCGTCCCCTTTTGTGTCAGCACAGAATCTCTGTGAATCGCTGCTCTACCTTCACTCCTTACCAAGGTAATGGCGAATGCACTTCTATTTGGCTTCTCTATAAACATCCCAAGGCGTTTATTTTAAAAGACAGACTTGACTGAGTTTCACCACAAGGGGGCGGCAGAGTTCAAGTTAAAATGTCTGTCCATTAGCCAAAGCATACTTTGAGTGTGACTTCAGCAGCTGTTCGAGACATGAGACATCATGTTGTGCAATGAAAAAAGCAACCTTCATGCAGGATTCTGTTCATTCCAGCTGATGCTTTAGGGTTAAAGGTCCTCTAAAGTCTAAAGGAAATTATGGTTAGATAGCAGCCTTGGAGCTGAAAAGCAAGGCTGCCGGATGGCTTGGCCTTCCTGTGTCCTCAGTGGAGTGTCCAGATAGGCCAGGTGCCAACTGTCCGCTATGCAGCGCCTCGAGTTGGCTCGAGCTATGTCCAATAGGGTCACACACCAGCAACATGAGAGGAGGCCATAGCGTGTGATCCTGTGAGTGATGTGGGATTAAATATGGGAAGAGGATCCGTGTGACGAAGTTACTGTTACATGTTGTGATACGATCTGATGGTTTTACAGGAAAGATGTCGGGGAGCTGGGAATGACTTTGGTGATCAATGCCAGGAAGAAGCCCCCACCCTCCCACCTGTACAAAGCGCTGCTGATGGCCCAGGTTAAAACAACACGCAACACAAAAAACATCGGCTTCAGACACTTTGGGTTcattcacaaaaaaacaagTGGAGCAGGTTCCAGCATCCATCGCTGTAAGAGACTGATACGCTTCTACAGGTGAGTAATGCTTCTCCTTGTCTTCCTGTAGGAGCAAGCGCTTCACGCTGTGCACAGCGTCGTGATGCTGATGGACAAAGACACTTGTCCGCGACCTGAAAAGCAACCGGGGCTGCAGGTCAGAAATGAGTCACGGTCCTCGTCTTACTTCTTCATCCGTGCAACGCAGCCCTTCGTTCCTTCCTCATGGAGCCTTTGTTTTTGCCCATCAGATGGACGTGGTCACGTCTATGAAAGCCCTGAACAAGACAGTGGAAGCCTCCCAGCTGACGCCTGAACTGGGGGGCAGCTTCGTTTACAGCCACACTGATTGGCTTCAGTTTCATCAGGTACGCATCAGGttatgctgcgtgtgtgtgtgtgtgtgtgtgtgtgtgtgtggtctctgCAGACAGCAGGTGCAGTAACTTGCACTCGCTCTCTCCAGAGGCTGGTCTCTTTCGTGGCTGACCTGCGCGGGGCTGACGGCCTGCTGCAGAAGGCCATCGGGAAAGTTGACAGCGGCAAAAAGTTGGACACCGCCGAGGTAAAATGCACACGCTCCTGCCGTGACGCGTTATTCTTTGGCCGACGTCCATCGATGCATATTTATGGCGCGTGCGCTGCAGGACGTGCAGCTTTGCATCCAGGAGCAGAGGGCGTCGATGAAAGAAGTGCTGGAAGACTTGCAGCTGGTGACCCtccaaagagaaggaggagctcTGTTGGCCaagatgaggagggaggaattCAGATTCCCACAGTCTGAGGACTTCAGGTGTCAGATTACATCTAAGTTTGCTGTAGCATGATGATCAGTAGGATAAaagaaatatatacagtagatgggACCTCTCAAAGcttttttgttcttctctgcaGAGATGCTCTGGAGTCAGTTACCATTCTCTACAaccaggtggaggagaagctcCACATGCTGGTGATGAGATCAAACGggtccctgcagcagctggagctgctcttcGGGCTCAGAGAGATGGAGGCCAAGCTAAGCACGGTACATTACGAGCAGCGCTCTCACCTCCGTGCACACGTACCCCACGTCGCTGTAACCGCTGTCGCCCTGCAGGCCGGACTGTGGTTCAGCACAGAAGGCGAGGAGAGGCTGAAGGAGTCCTACGCAGCAGGCGACACCCTGCCGTGCACCCAGGAGGCCTTGCAGCACTTTGAGGTGTTCCTCGCTCAGTCGAAGGTATCTCCAGTAGAACACTTAGGACCGTAGTTAGGACTTGCAGAGAACCGTGAAGTCATCAGCGTCGTCATCCCCTCCAGGAGAACCGACAGAACGCCGTGGCCCTGGTGACGGAGGCCGAGCAGCTCGTCGGCTCCACTGACTCCAGTCCTACCACGGACGTGTTCCGGACTCTCGTCAGCACCTTTAAGTCCAACGTGGATGATTTCATGCTGCGGGTGGAGCAGAGGCACAAAGAACTGAAGCGGCTGGAGCACGTGTACGGCTTCTGTCTcaaggtttgtgttttatgcttgACGTGTCCTCTCGTTTCCTCGTTTGCGTGCTTGTTACTCACAGAAGCAGTGCGTGCATTGTTCTTTGCAGGCGGCTGCCTTCTGCAGAGAGTGCAGCCACTTTCTGGGGCAGGTGGATCAGGGGTGCAGCTCGGCTCAGACTCTCAGCGCGCTCCAGATGTATGACGAGAGATTGGCCGGCGAGTTCTCCGCCCCGCGCTTCCAGGCGGCGAAGGCCGAGGCGTGCGCTGTGGGATCGGGGGCCTCGGGGGCCGTGGGGGTGTGGAATGCGGCGTGGCTCCGGTGCCAAGAGGTCAGGCAGCACCTTGAAGAGCACAAGAAGAAGAATGGAGTGGATAAGAACCAGACCCAGCACCCCGCGACTGCAGGCCCTCGAGGCACAGCTGGagataaggaggagggggaggcgggagctgaggtgggggaggaggaatgCTCCCCCACTCAGACCAGCTCTCACGAAGAGACAgaaagagccagagaaaggaGCGCCGATGACTTGAAGGAACAACCCCACCATCAGAAATCGCACAAAGAGCGGCCTCGTAATGAGGAAACCGGTCCCGTCTCTCCGCCCAGCCGCTGCGATGCAGCCGGCAGAAGCCGGCGCGAGCACCACAGCGAGGCCGACCTGAGGACGGACTCCTCGGGGGCGGCCGGAGGCGTCGCGCCGCACAGAGCCCTGGGGCGCTCGCTCAGCGAGGGCTCCGGCGCGCTCTCCCGCGTCGCCTCGCTGGTCTCGGGCTTCGCCCCCTTGAACGTGCGACACAAGCACTGTGTCCTCCGGGGCCGGCCCGCTCCCCATGACGGAGCGCTGCAGCCGGGAAACCCCAGCTGGGAGTCAAAAAGGGACGGGAGCGAAGGCACGGCCTCCGCCCAGAGCCCCGAAGACTCCACGACCCCAGAGACATTACTCACAGCAGAGGACAATGGGACCAATGTTCTGTAAGTGATTCCACCCTGAGCCTCCACCATAAATAATGTATAACTGAATGTGACCATAAGCTTACTTGGAATTATTCTGAAGCTTCAATAAAACAGTGGATTTTTCATTTCCTCATGTggaacaggaagctgaggaggatcatggaggagctgctgtccaCAGAGCGGGAGTACGTGAAGGCTCTGGGTTACGTCCGGGAGCACTACTTCCCGGAGCTGGAGCGGCCCGACGTTCCCCAGGACCTCAGGGGCCAGAGGGGCAGCGTCTTCGGGAACCTGGAGAAACTCCACGACTTCCACCGGCTCCATTTCCTGAGCGAGCTGGAGAGCTGCGTGCAGGAGGCGTTCAGGGTGggacgctgcttcctgcggcATGTAGGTGCCGGTCGTGTCACCGTGCGACACACAATTCCATCTATTACACAACCAATCATGTTGCGTCGAGCCCTGATTATTCTGCATCATCGATTCTTTTTAAAAGACTTTCAGACATGTCCTGACTTTAAACTAATTGCAGGGCTTCTGCTCCTGAACATTTCTTTGAACTGAACAACAATGTTGTGCTGCAATTGCATTGTACAGTTCGACACCCAACGCATACGCGTCCTGGCGGTGACAATGATAAACGATGAGCGCCTTTATTTCTTCCGGTTTCAGAGAGAGAGCTTTGCTCTGTACGCCCTGTACAGCAAGAACAAGCCGCAGTCGGACAGACTCCTCATCAATCACGGACAGGCTTTCTTCAAGGTGAGGGACTCATTCGTTCGCTGTCTGACGTCTCCACTATAATCACATCATGAattcataaacaaaacaacGGAGACGTGTGCACGTCAGCCGTGATAGCAACTCACCAGGACCAGGGTCCATGTCGGTCCTGCTAACGCCTTAGCGGGCGCTAGCTTTACATGTAGCTCAGTGCCGGTCATTCacgagcctcctcctccagcaaaaGCAGGCGGCGCTCGGCGACAAGATGGACCTGTGGTCGTACCTGCTGAAGCCCGTGCAGCGTATCAGCAAGtacagcctgctgctgcaggacatgATGAGGGAGTGCAGCCCCGCGCAGACCCGGGAGCTGGCCGAAATCAAGGCGGCGCTGGAGGTGGTCCACTTCCAGCTGCGCCACGGCAACAACCTGCTGGCCATGGACGCCATCCAGCACTGTGACGTGAGTGCCGTCGGAGTGCGTTGTGATGACAGATCATGTAATGCTGAAGGTCGAGTCAcgtttctactgaaaagaagtgcagttgacatgactcaaccttcagactatTCCATCTGGATGACTGAAAATCTCCACCGACTGATCatattactgtacatccatCATTATGCAACTTCACTGGAATCTCTTCTGTGATGGTGGAAGCAGATACAGTCAGGACCTTGGCAGTGTTTATAAAGAATGGTGTGTTCTTTGATATTATTTTCGGTATGAGCTTTACACAATACCAATCAATTAATGCAGATTACTTTAGGAGTGAATGGAAGCTCAGTCATGACTATTATTTTATCCATGGAATGTAGAGGGAGGAATGATATGTAGACGTTTTCCTATGATGCTATCTGCACAGCGAAGCGCCTGCACAGTGGGATTCACTGAAATGTGCTAGTTGCCTTCAAATCTTGCAGCTTCAAGAAATAACAAAGAAGTTAAAAAGAGTCATTGGTGAGATGCACATCATGGCTACACGACCACTTCCTCCGTCTGTGCGCTGCAGGTGAACCTGAAGGAGCAAGGGCAGCTCATACGCCAGGACGAGCTCCTCATCACGTTCAGAAGGAAGAAATGCTTCCGCCACGTTTTCCTCTTTCAGGAACTCGTGCTGTTCAGCAAAACGAGGAAGACGGACGTGGGCAATGAAACCTACATCTACAAGCAGTCTTTCAAGGTAACAAGAGCAGCAGgttgctgccgctgcttccCCTCATAGAGTCCAGTAGTAGTGGGTGCCCacgtgtttgttgttctgtgtcCAGACGTCGGACATAGGAATGACCCAGAACAGCGGCGACAGCGGCTTGTGTTTCGAGATCTGGTTCAGGAAGAGGAAAACAGAAGACACCTACACGCTGCAAGCCGTGAGCCGAGAGGCGAAGGAGGCCTGGACCGAGGACCTGGAGAGAATCCTGTGGGAGCAGGCGGTGCACAACAGAGGTGCCTGCAAACGCGcagaacactgctgctgctctgatacACATTATAGTCAGGTTACCGCGTTAACGAATGGGTTTATTCTCAGAGGTGCGAATGCAGGAGAGGGTTTTCATGGGCATTGGAAACAAGCCTTTCATGGACATTCAACCCAGTGACGCAGCCATCTGTGACAGGGCTGTAAACTGTGTGCTACTGGGAAGAGGTGAGACGCCGTCACGGCAGCCGTTGGTGTAATGCGACTCAAATCAAACCCACGGTCCTCTGGACTCTGCAGAAAACAAGGTCCTGACCTCCGTGGGGGCCCGCGGGCCGCAGGACGGGCTCCCGGGGAGGCGTCCGAAGTCTGCTGGTTCCagaagcagctcctcctcctccttctcctctgggaGGGGGTCCATGTCCTCGGTGGGCTACCTGGGCGGGGGGGCGGCTGCGGGGGACAGTGGAGGACACACACGTCCTCCTGGGCCTCTGGAGGAGGACGACCTGGATCACGAGGGCGGGAGTCAGAACTTACTGAGTAATTGAGTTAAATTAAAGATTCAATATCAGTCAGTTTCTGCCCACTCATGCGTGTTCTGGGTTTCTCCAGTGGACAGCTCGGAGTCGTCCGGCGAGAGCGTCAGCGGCTTCAGCAGTTCCGGCCACTCGGCCGTCGGGGGAGAGGCTGAAGAGGCGTCGGGGGCCGACGCGGCGGCAGCTGAGCGGCGTGAGGCATCTGCTGCCTCCCACAAACCCAGCGCCCGTGAAGGATCTCCGGAGAAAAGCCAGCCCCCGGTTGCACCCGAATCCAAGGCCAAACCACAACAGACCCGTGGCAAGGTGCAGATCCCATCGCCAGTCACTCACTTCAGGCTGATTTGGACTATTTCCACTGAGCTGAATAATAAATTGAAACGTTTATCTCTTTCAGAATAATAATACTGGAAAATCCACTGAAGTGTGACCTCAGGCCTCTTATATGAGCAGGTGAGTGTATTGACAGTGTAATGTAGCTAATAGTTTGCTCTGCTGTGGAAAGCTGGTCTGAATCAACCTCATCATCTGATTTTGTTCAGCAGATTCTGGAGACCGTCCAGCAAAAGCAgacacagtttgtttttgaCCGAATGTTGTTTTCTACCAACTGTTCCTAAATCCATAACCACtctgtatatatatttctaatCTGTTCGCTAAAGTAAGTAAAAGGTCAAAAAAATGCACTGTTCTgtattttatgatttttattttgaaacgctTACGGGCGTGACGGCTTAACGCTAAACTGTTAGAAACGTGGGTCTAATATGAGGCATGAGGTATTTTTACAAGATAATTATTCTGCTTTTTGTACAGATTTATACAACATGTCGACTTATTTCATGGTAAAACACATCtactctgtgtttgctttatgtGTGAGCTCATGAAGCTGAGCTTTTTATTTGAACTACACAACAGTGCAGTGCATTTGCTTTTATCTGACTTCCTATTTGCCCCTCATAAAACTGTGTGAGGATTCTTTATTAAAACACTACTTTGTACCTGTGCCTTCATTACCTGTGCATTAAAGGCCGTCATACGAGAAAAGTAGATCTGATTTCATCTTTGCTCACCTCTCCCATGAAgatatacagtattacagtatttgcTGTGGAGGTGAGTCGATGTGACAGATGCCACGGTTCCTCAGAAGAAGGCAAATCTGTCTCAACACATTGGCTCAGTTATTTCCTGTGGGTGTCATTACTGGTTATCAGTAGATTCCCCTTTTGAGCGTTGAGTCCAACAGCAGAGCCAGGAtctgtgtgtgaaacagctGATGACTTCATTACTTTAGTTCATTGCAATGGATTTCATTATTTACTCGGTTTTAGTTGAAACAAGGAAGTTCATTGAGCAACTTGACTTCCCCACAGTATTTGACCAGCTTGCTGCCTCTGCATATGGGTCAATCACTGTGTGTGGCTCAGCGCTTGTAAATTAGTTTTGCATAAGTGACATTCATTTGAAACTGTAAGATGTTTTCCTTTTCGTTTttcaaactatttaaaaaatatacttCTTTAATAAGCAgttaatgaaattaaaaaaacattaattaattaattaattaaattaagctCTTATTTTATAAATTAATGTGAGTttgtatattgtttttttcacagctgTGTAAAGATACTATTGTTCCTACGAAGGAAGCCACACCTACCGCAGGCAGCGGGTTTTTTTACCGTATTACACACACCTGAGAAAATCTGACAAGCAGGTGAAAAATGCGCTGAGGCCTTTTGGGAAAGTTTCCCACCTTACAGTAAGTAGGAAGTGTGGCATAAAAGTCGATTTAAAATTAAAACCAAATGATTAAATTGCACAAGCGCGCGTTCCGCCTCGACACGCGTTCGCGTCCAGAGCGCCGTAAAGCTCGGCCCCAAACAACCGCTCTTGGTGATGCGTAATGACGCGTGCGTGCGAGCACAGGATCCACCACGGGCTGTAGTacgtgtttttttctctctcgtCCTCGTGGAGGGGAGGGTCGCGTCACGCCCACCGGGCTGAGCCGCACTGGGAGCCTGATATAAACTGGGAGGTGAGTGGAGTCAGACACTGCTCTCCTCCGTCAGCTGCAGATTCACGGCTCCGTTCAAAACACGCAGTTGCCATGTCTCAAGGTGAGTTACGCACCTCATCCTACTTATTAAAGCAGAATACtttctactactactgtactttCTAGGCTGAAGTATTATtaacaaacataaatatataaagtcATAAATCAAATTCATGTAAACAATCCTAATGCATCCTGTTCCTTCCCAGTGGACTTTCCCACATTTCCTAATAAGTATgtgtggacttttttttttaatcttggtGGGACTGTTCTGTCATGAGAGAAGTATGCGGTTGCTGCAGATATTTTCATCGCCTTGTGCTGCTCCACCAGCGGATCAAGGATGCATCTAAAAAATGTCCGGCCCTCGTGTAGGACCAGTTGATTGTTGCCCCCGGGGGGTCGGTCCCCTATAatagcagcagagagcagctgagggCTCCACCACTTAACGGCTGCTATCTTTACAGACACACTCCGCCTGCGGGTAGTCATGCTTTAGCCCTCGAGAGGCCATTCGAAGCCCCCCAAACAGGCGCAAGGTCAATCCTTCAGGTTGAGGCTAGTAAAGTTGCCACTGCGTGGTTTGCACAGATGAATAAATACTGTGGATCAGTGTCACTCGTGTGTTTACAGCAAAGCGTGTGTGGGAGCGCTGAAGTCACCATGGGTGTTACCTGAAAGGCTGAAAAGCTCCTTTGATGGAAGTTTGtgtacttatttattttcaggACAATATGCCGACTGTACTGTACCAAACTACTGCACCGCTGACCGTAGCTAGATTTAGTTTTAGCATCCTTATATGAGACCCAGCgtcagatggagagagaagcCCGGGCGTCAACACTAGGTAAAGGTTAGTGAGCGTGTCTCCGCTTATTTGATCTTAGATTTATGTGCTGCTCCGAGTTGTGTAACCCTGCAGAGCAACTCAAGGAATTCGGTTTGCCGTTATACTACACATGTTTACCATCTGGCTGATTTATACCCCTCCACCCTACACAGCACGAGCCCCCACTCTGGCTTTGGAAGACAACCATTATTTACGCGTCCGTATGAGGCCTCCGAGTTAGAAAGTCCTATTACATCATTATTCTGTCTGGTTTAAAGCTTGTTGGGTCACAGACATTCACGTGTTTTTCATCTTGGTAATTGTTTTCACATTGGGGATGTTTAGACTCTGTTTTATTGGACTCTGCCTTAAGGTACAAAGAATCAAAAATGCCTTTGTTTtcaaaagaaaaggaggaaggatTCAGATGCAGTAAACGGCAGCTGTGCCCTAATTTAGTGAACATCTTGACTTGATATTTGCACAAATCAAATGTTAGTTTAATGTCTGAagatcattatcatcatcatcatcagtctaaTATCAGAGCCCTCGTGTTGTATCGAGCTAGTTTGTGCAGCTTCTTTACTCATGTCTGGACACACCCGCAGAGGATTTCTCAGCACTAGGGCACAAATAAAGGAGGGGTGGGGAGTGGGGGTCTTCCTGACAGCTCAGCCGCTGGTTAGGCAACAGGAGGAGAACCATGGAGGCGTCACAAAGACCCTAACCTGTGTGACGGAAAGGAAAATTACCAGGTGGGATGGTTAACCAGAATGTCCCCTGGAGGAAAGGAGCGGTCGGAGTGAGAGTTTCTTTGTATGAGGctgtcctgcacacacacacacgcacgcacccacgcacgcacgcacacacacacacgcacgcacacacacacacacacacagtcagaggaaGCAAGGCAGCGATGTCAGAGCTTTGAACCCACATCTCTGTGCTTTTCCGTCTGAAGCTCTGGACATCGACCGCTGGGACCTGGAGTGCGACTTAAACAACGTCGACCACCGAACCGACCTCAACGGCGTGGACCGTCTGATCGTGAGGAGAGGCCAGGCCTTCAGCGTCAGGCTGTACCTTCGCTCTGGGAGCTACCAGCCAGGAGTCAGCTCCCTTGACTTGGTTGCAGAAACAGGTGCTGTTCTTCTCTTTGCCTCTGTCCTTTTAGAAATAAAGCGAGGGAAAAATCACTTTAATTCCTCTGCGTCCTCTCGTTCGGGgagtttgtggttctgacctTACTTCCTCTGGCGCCTATTGTTGTTTCACAGATGAAAAGCCAAAGGAGGAGTCGTGTTGATGTGACGGAAAATGTGGTGCGAGGTGTTTTCCTCTCGTTCCGTCATCAGTCATGTTCCTACTGGCCTCCACAGTTCAGTGGCGAGGCGACGAGCTAATTCTACTGCAAACCCCAACCTGTCCCTCACAGATCAGCGCGTTAGAGGAGctgaatgttttcatttgcGGCAGCGGTGAAAGTGTCCGTCTCTTCCCAGCAGTAGGGTCTGATAGGGCAGCTGCTTGCTATCAGGTCTCA contains:
- the quo gene encoding quattro isoform X2, with the translated sequence MNPESLDSSIQSALSSLFPPFEATAPVVLSQLFRTIEERYRGDALQCLLDFLIPSKHLLESVQQAACAGFSDVLFRCEGWPLCLHDKTVVQLAPVNALLLRPGDFYLQVEPFGDQAARIVLKSLLEDGCREVEETPLPETSYPCIFTEAWLQDINDGRHGTPLARCLLCTDQGVIKLPWAKIAIPEFLDRPKIMPTHREAPPEPKRTAPPSRYHSSTLPVEALIFPAKDRISGCLRPADCSSRLVKMQHDKQSPKSSSKPLTKPVGWVSPNTWDSRNYREMEGDYVDLVDICKEEERGHQQRDSHPCPPESAVVRPVRPPPPVPLGRGVPRSQAKLGPELTDQDLKCRYRDSYLAALRNPVTFERGSVDLLSALDEVGLCEEGDLGSGRTREAPRSELGNICNHSKEAVVHHELWQHKHCAPPTPEHFPSHPKDLPANSGTESLMKQPALILKSTPGLNHSHRVATKLFSHQLGHNAHGSDVFLENCGDAKAHQKAEAVKASGKHKFKVRSLSTVSETPKGSPLLYNVNNRSHSDVCPETITSLIHSKKGELLDQVIPKLERLAGKSPKKELQSGRSQGPSITDGADSEPPPHLHVQLPSAPSDNRWSPLTEESSFKNISSLLELGIICLTGSRDRTGRAVVEVHGDRKEWASPFVSAQNLCESLLYLHSLPRKDVGELGMTLVINARKKPPPSHLYKALLMAQEQALHAVHSVVMLMDKDTCPRPEKQPGLQMDVVTSMKALNKTVEASQLTPELGGSFVYSHTDWLQFHQRLVSFVADLRGADGLLQKAIGKVDSGKKLDTAEDVQLCIQEQRASMKEVLEDLQLVTLQREGGALLAKMRREEFRFPQSEDFRDALESVTILYNQVEEKLHMLVMRSNGSLQQLELLFGLREMEAKLSTAGLWFSTEGEERLKESYAAGDTLPCTQEALQHFEVFLAQSKENRQNAVALVTEAEQLVGSTDSSPTTDVFRTLVSTFKSNVDDFMLRVEQRHKELKRLEHVYGFCLKAAAFCRECSHFLGQVDQGCSSAQTLSALQMYDERLAGEFSAPRFQAAKAEACAVGSGASGAVGVWNAAWLRCQEVRQHLEEHKKKNGVDKNQTQHPATAGPRGTAGDKEEGEAGAEVGEEECSPTQTSSHEETERARERSADDLKEQPHHQKSHKERPRNEETGPVSPPSRCDAAGRSRREHHSEADLRTDSSGAAGGVAPHRALGRSLSEGSGALSRVASLVSGFAPLNVRHKHCVLRGRPAPHDGALQPGNPSWESKRDGSEGTASAQSPEDSTTPETLLTAEDNGTNVLKLRRIMEELLSTEREYVKALGYVREHYFPELERPDVPQDLRGQRGSVFGNLEKLHDFHRLHFLSELESCVQEAFRVGRCFLRHRESFALYALYSKNKPQSDRLLINHGQAFFKQKQAALGDKMDLWSYLLKPVQRISKYSLLLQDMMRECSPAQTRELAEIKAALEVVHFQLRHGNNLLAMDAIQHCDVNLKEQGQLIRQDELLITFRRKKCFRHVFLFQELVLFSKTRKTDVGNETYIYKQSFKTSDIGMTQNSGDSGLCFEIWFRKRKTEDTYTLQAVSREAKEAWTEDLERILWEQAVHNREVRMQERVFMGIGNKPFMDIQPSDAAICDRAVNCVLLGRVDSSESSGESVSGFSSSGHSAVGGEAEEASGADAAAAERREASAASHKPSAREGSPEKSQPPVAPESKAKPQQTRGKNNNTGKSTEV